AGGCAACCTCCAGCCCGCCCGATATCGGCAGCGAGCCCCAATCGCCCGAGGGCCAGGCGAAGCGATATTGGAAGCTCTCCGCATTGCTCATCGCGCTGCCGGCAATGCCATAGGCGCGGCGGACAATGACGCAGGCGAGCGGCACCTGCGCGCGATAGACCGCGTTCATTGCATTAACGCCATAGCGAATGGTGCCCGCTTTCTCAGCCTCGCTGCCGATCATGAAACCGGGATTATCGACCAGATGCACAATCGGTAGTCGGAACTGGTCGGCGAGTTTGACGAAGCGCTCGGCTTTTTCGGAGGTTTTGGCTTCCCATGAGCCGCCGAGATAGCTCGGGTCACTGGCGAGCACCGCCACCGGCCAGCCATCCAGCCGGGCAAAGGCGGTGATCACCGCGCGCCCCCAGCGCTTGCCCATCTCGAACACGCTACCCGTATCGCACACGCTCTCGATAATTCGGCGCATCGAATAGACCTGATCGCTCTCCCGCGGCACCGCAGAGAGCAGCGCTTCATCGCGTCGGTCCGTTGGGTCGGTGCTGTCTATGCGCGCGGCCAGACTATCGATGGAAGAGGGCAGATAGGAGAGGAACCGCCGCGCCACCGCGAACGCCTCGGCCTCGCTGGCGACTTCCTCATCGACCACGCCATTGCGCGTGTGGATATCCGATCCGCCCAGCTCTTCCTTGTTGACCGTCTCACCAATCGCGGCAGCGACTGCGGGACCAGCAGCGAAAAGTTGCGACAGGCCTTTGACCATCACCGAATAATGGCTGGCCACCGTCCGCGCCGCGCCAAGGCCCGCAGTCGGTCCCAAGGCCAGTGCCACCACCGGCACCGTTTCGAGGTTACGGATGACATCATCCCAGCCGGGGACATAGGGCACATAGGTATAGCCCATATCCTCCAGCATCTTGACCGATCCGCCACCGCCTGTGCCGTCAATCATCCGGATAAGCGGCAGCCGCATCTCGTGCGCCATCGCCTCGCACTGGACGAATTTGCGATGCAGCGCCGCGTCCGCCGCGCCGCCGCGCACGGTAAAATCATCGGCGCTGGCGACCACCGGACGGCCATCCATATCGGCGCGGCCAAAGATGAAATTGGAAGGTGAGGCGTCGATCAACTGGCCGCTCTCGTCATACTCGCCGCGTCCGGCAATCTTGCCAATCTCGCGAAAGCTGTCGGCATCGACCAGCGCATCAAGCCGTGCGCGCGCATCCATTTTGCCGCGACCATGCTGACGCTTGACCTTGTCAGTGCCGCCCATTTTCTCGGCTGCATCCTGACGAAAACGCAGCTCTTCCAGTTCTTTTTCCCAACTCATGCCCAAGCTGTAACCGAGCCACGCCAACGGGAAAAGTACCAATCAGATGAGAAAGAGGTTCAAATTTTTATCAATGATAAAATTTTATCGTTGATAAAGTTATCGGATTTGTTTTACCTTATGTGCGACTCAGAAAGGGACGGCATCTCATGGTGGACACACGCGCCAGCAATATGGCGGAACGGCGCGAGCGTATTCTGCAGGCCGCTTGCACTATTATTGCCGAGAAAGGGGTGGAAGGGTTGACTACGCGCGGCCTGGCCGCCGCCGCCAATGTCACGGCACCGACACTGTATAATCTGATCGGCGGCAAAGAGGATATCATCCGCGAGCTGATCAACGAGAATGTTGAAGAGGTCTGGGCAGAACTGGACTTTGAAGCGATTGAATCGCCATCGGATATGGCGGACCATATCATCGACACCGTTTACGATCAGATCATGACCGACGGGGCTTATGTTCGGGCCACCGTCATCGCCAGCGAAGAAATTCCCGGTGCTTTTGCCGCGCGCGGCGATATGGGTTTTGCGCATGGTGCAGCCGGCCAGCGTTCAGCAGAAATGGCGATTACCGCTTGCCGCGCCGCCTTGGCGAAAGGCATGCTCCAAGGCACTCTTTCGCCCGAAATCCTTGGGCTGCAGATGTTTATTTCCTATCGCGGGCCTTTGCGCGACTGGGCCCATGGCGTGATCAGCCCACAGGAAATGCGCCGCCGTCAGCTTCGCGGTTTTTACCTGGTATTGGCGGCTGATGCCGCACCCGATTTTCGCGCCAGCCTGTTGGGAAAACTGGCGGCGCTCGAAGAGGATGAAGCCACAAATAGAGCGGCCTGTGAAGGAAGAGGTTAGAGCCATGCAATCCGTTGCCCATTTCATTGCCAAAATCCTGCCATTGCTGTTCGCTTTTGGCTTTTTGGTACCGCTGATCATGCAAATGATGCTGGCGCTGGAGATCACACCGCCATTCGGTCTGACGGCGCTGGTTTTTGCGCTAATCGTCGGCGGTGGCTGGGGCTTGTTCGCGCAGATTAAGGGGCGCTGGATATGAATATGCACCAGAGTGTGACCGTGCCCGAGAATCTGAGCGATCTCACCGAGGCTGAACTGAAAAAGATGGAGCTCAAAATTGCGCGCAAATATTCCGGGATGTTCCCGTGGATGATCGTGATTTGGGGTTTTGCCAATATGGTCTGCTGGCTGGCGCTGTGGCCGCTGGTGATGCTCGATATCATCCCCTTATGGCTGGGTTTCATCATTGCCACCATCAACATGGCTTTGGTTTATCTGCCAACGCACGATGCGCAGCATGACATTATCGCGCGTCCGGGCCAGAAGCTGCGTTGGCTCAATGAACTGGTCGGCCATGCAACGAGCTGGATGCTTATCTATCCGTTTCAGGTGCTGCGCATCACCCATATGGAGCATCACAAACACACCAATGATCCGGAATTGGATGTCGATATCGAATCCCACGCGCCGGGGCCATGGTCTGCCATCTGGGCAACCATTCGCGGGCGTCAGCCGAATGCCAAGCGCAACCGTGACTATGTCGCTGCGCTGGTGCGTGCAGGCCGTGAAGACCTGCTGCTTGTGGCCCTGGCCTATCAACTCGGTTATATCGCTATTCTCTCTGCGCTGGCATGGAACGGCTATGCGCTGGAGGCCTTCTTTCTGTGGTGGCTGCCCTATAGCATTGCCTATAGCTACATCATCTTTTTCCTGAGCTGGGCACCGCATCAGGGCAAAGGCCAGGGCCGCTATAAGGATACGCGCAGCTGGCGCTCGACATTGGGCAATATCGGCTCGATGGGGATGCAATATCATATCGTGCATCATCTCCATCCCTATATCCCGCTCTACCAGACACCCGCAGCCTATCGTGAAATGCTGCCGATATTGAAGGCGCGCGGCTGTGAATTGGGTGGGCGGGACTAGCTGACCATCCGTGCCACGCCGCTCTCCACCCAGCCGAGGATGCGTGGTGTTTTGGGCATATATTCGCCGGTTGGATTGTCGACCGCGAAACCGGCCTGACGCACCGCATCGGCGATCGGGCGTGTGAGGTGACAGCCGCCGGCCATGCGCTTCCATATCGGCTCGACCCGGCGCTGCCAGAGATGGACGCCGGGGTCGGGCGCGGCGCCATGCTCGAGGAACAATAGCTGACCATCGGGTCGCAGCACGCGGCGTGCTTCTTTGAGCGCCTGGGCCTGATCCTGCACCGAGCACAGGGTGAAGGTGATCAGCACAGTGTCGAAGCTATTATCCGCAAAGGGCAGAGCCTCGGCGATGCCGCCAACCAGGTCCATAGGGATTTGTGCTGCCGCGACATTGGCACGGGCACGGTCAAGCAGTTGCGGCGACGGGTCGATGCCGGTGATATGATCGATCTTGTCGCCATCGTAAAATTGCGCGTTGATGCCGCCGCCGGCGCCGAATTCCAGCACCTTGCCGCGTGCCAGCGGCACGATCTGGCTGCGCCGCTTCATGATTTGCGGCTGGCCGCAGGCAAAACAGATCAACCGCGGCACCACATGCCGGTCCCAGAAATTGGGCTGGGGAGAGTGGTTGGTGGTCATCTCTGTCCTGCCATGCTGATCAGCTTTCCGCCTTCATCTTCTCCACTGCTTCATAGGTCAGCCGCACGTGATCGCGATAATCCATCTCGCTGTGCACCATGGCGACATTGCCATCCTGACCAATGACATAGCTGGTGCGGCTGGCGGTGATGAGATTCGCCGGGTCGAGCGCGACGCCGTAGCCTGACATGATCTCTGGTGTTGCCTGCGCTACGGCAAATTTGTCGCGACAGGCTTCGGTGGAGAAACGCGCCAGCGTCTCCACATCATCGCCCGACAGACCGAAGACCTTTGCTCCCATCGCCTCAAAGTCATCATTGCGATCGGCAAATTCCTTCGACTCCAGGGTACAGCCCGAAGTGAAGGCGGCGGGGAAGAAATACAGAACCACAGGGCCATTTTTCAGTTGCGCTGCCAGATCCAGGGTGAAGGCTTCACCCGCCAGCGCACCCTCGGTGGTGAACATCGGTGCTGCGGCACCCACTGCCAGCGGTGTGCCGGGGTCCTGCGCTGCGGTTTCTGCGGTGGCTTCGGCCGCATCGCCTGAAGCTTCGGCTGCGGCGCTTTCACCGGGCGATTTGTTGCAGGCGGTGGTGCCGAGCAGCGCTGTGGCTGCAAACAAGGTCAAAACTGTGCGCATGAAATATTCCGTTCCCTTCAATATTTATTCATCCCCGTAAATGGCGACGCTGTGTGAGCCACTGCTGGTCGCCATGCCGCGATACATGCCCGGTGTGTCGAAGCTGTATCCCGCATGACCCCAGGGGGTCAGATAGATAATGCCACCAGAACCGCCAAGGTTCCCCATTTCACCGATCACATTGTCGGCAATATCCTGCACCTCATCACCGCTGAGCGGGTTGCGCTGCAGGCTGGAAAGCATCTCCGGATCCGGTTCTGCGTTGCGCGCAGCAGCCTGATTGAGCAGAGCCAGGACGTTGGACTCCGCAGTCAGCCGCAAGCGGGTGCAGATTTCCTGTGCTACGCCGACTCGGATGAAATATTCGCCCGAACCCGTGGCCGAGACACCGCAGCTGCGATTGTCGGCATAGGTGCCAGCACCGATAATCGGGCTGTCGCCGATACGGTCATAGCGCTTGCCGGTCATGCCGCCGGTGCTGGTGCCTGCGGCGATATTGCCCTGCATGTCCAGTGCCACTGCGCCCACAGTGCCGAATTTGCGGTCATAATCGAGCGCGGTCACCGATGTGTCTTCGGCATGCTTTGCCTTGAATTTGCGCAGCGCGCGCAGCCGGTCAGGGGTGGAATAATAGCCCGGATCGACCTGGGTCAGACCCTGTTCGCGCGAAAATGCATCGGCGCCGGCGCCGGCAAGCATCACATGCGGGCTTTTCTCCATTACTGCGCGGGCGAGCAATATGGGGTTTTTGGTGGCGCTGATCCCGGCCACCGCCCCGGCATTGCGGGTGGCACCGTCCATGATCGAGGCGTCGAGCCGGTTGGTTTCGTCCCATGTGAACACCGCCCCAAAGCCGGCGTTGAAATTGGGATCATTTTCCAGAACGGTAATGGCCGCGGTGACGGCATCAGTGGAATCGCCGCCTTCCGCCAATATTGCAGAGCCAGCCTCAAGCGCGCGGTTGAGTGCATCGCGGATGCGGGTATCCTGCTCCGGCGTAATCCGGTCGCGCGCTATGGTGCCCGCGCCGCCATGGATCACCAGCGACCAGCGTTTTTCTGGCTCAGGCGCGGCGCTTGTCGTCTCTTGCGCGAGTGTTGGAGAAACCAGCCCGACGCAGGCGAGCATAATGATCAAATATATGCGCATAAACACGACTCCCTTTTGTGAGAGACAGGTCTAGCATTGATTGGCGCACAGGCAATAAGTGCTGCAAATACGAGCGAGATCGGTCAAATTAACCGCGTCATTGCGAGCGAAGCGAAGCAATCCAGAGCGTTTCGTGCGAGACTCTGGATTGCCGCGTCGCTGCGCTCCTCGCAATGACGGTTTCCTTTATGGTATGGTTATTTGTTGAGTTACCAGGGCAGTGTCTTGCCGGTATAGTCCTTGAACGCGCCGGTCTCATCGAATGTCAGGACATCAATCACCTGTATCAGGCCGCTTGCGCTTTCCTGTGTGGTGATGCTGGCATTGGGCCCGCCCATATCGGTTTGCACCCAGCCGGGGTGGAGCGTCGCAACGGTGATGCCATCATCGCGCATATCGATGGCAAGCGACTGCCATGCTGCGTTGAGCGCTGCTTTGGACGAGCGATAGCGCAGCATCCCGCCGCTATCATTCATGGCAATGCTGCCTAGAGTGGAGCTGATCGCTATCAGCTTTTTCTGATCGCTGGCGGCGACATTGGCTTTCAGCGCTTGCGCCAACATGGAGGGGGCGACGGTGTTGACCATGAAGGTGTTGAGCCAACCCTCAGGGTCATCCCCTTCTGCGCCGCCAATACCGGCATTGTTAATAAAGATATCAATCGGTTTGCCACCGATCCTAGTAACGAAATCGGCATAGCCTGTGCTCTCGCTGACATCGAGTTGTTCAAGCTGCGCTCCGGTCGCGCGCAGTTCGTTCGCTGCATCCACATTGCGCGCGGTGGCGATAACCTCATGCCCCGCCGCAGCATATTGCTTTGCCAGCTCCAGACCGATGCCGCGATTGGCGCCTGTGATCAAAACTGTCGCCATGATAGTCTCCTTCAATATCGCTAATCAGACCGCTTTAGTCTCGAATATCCGTTTCTTATCCGCTATATGGGAGGCAACGCGTAACACTGAACAAAGGTTGCCTTTAATGTCTGCTGGAAATCCTTCATTGCGTCCATGGCGCGATATCGAGCGCCGCCAGTGCCGTCAGATCATGGTCGGCGATGTCGCCGTGGGTGGCGATGCGCCGGTCTCGGTGCAGACCATGACCAACACGCCGACAGATGATGTCAAAGCCACAGTGGACCAGATCCGCCGTTGCGAAGAGGCAGGAGTGGACATTATCCGCGTCTCTTGCCCTGATGTGGCATCGACCGCGGCGATGAAGCAGATCACCCGTGCCGCGCGGGTGCCGGTAGTGGCGGATATTCACTTCCACTATAAGCGCGCTCTGGAAGCCGCGGATAATGGCGCGGCGTGTCTGCGCATCAATCCGGGCAATATCGGCGGCGATGACCGCGTCAAAGAGGTGGTCAATGCAGCCAAGGCCAATGGCTGTGCGATCCGCATCGGCGTCAATGCTGGGTCACTGGAAAAACACCTGCTGGAAAAATATGGCGAGCCTTGCCCCGAGGCACTGGTCGAGAGCGCGCTTGACCATATCAAGCTGCTTCAGGACCATGATTTCCATGAATATAAGGTGGCGGTGAAGGCGTCGGACGTATTCCTTGCGGTCGCTTCTTACAGTCAGCTTGCCGATGCGGTGGATTGCCCGCTGCATGTCGGCATTACCGAGGCAGGCGGCCTGATCGGCGGTTCGGTCAAGTCCGCCATCGGCATGGGCAATCTGCTCTGGGCCGGTATTGGCGACACCATCCGCGTCTCGCTTTCGGCCGAGCCTGAGGACGAGGTCCGCGTCGGTTATGAAATCCTCAAATCGCTCGGCATCCGCACCCGTGGCGTCAAGATTATCTCCTGCCCGTCCTGCGCGCGGCAGGGCTTTGACGTGATCCGCACGGTGCAGACGCTGGAAGAGCGGTTGCAGCATATCAACACGCCGATGTCGCTCTCGGTCCTTGGCTGCGTCGTCAATGGCCCCGGCGAGGCGCGCGAGACCGATATCGGCCTGACCGGGGGCGGCAAGGGCAAGCATATGGTCTATCTCTCCGGCATCACCGATCACACGGTCGAGGATGGCGATATGCTCGATCATATCGTCAGGCTGGTCGAGGAAAAGGCCGCCGCGATTGAGGCCGGCGAGGCCGTAGCTTTTGACCCCCATGCCGAACCGCAAAAGCAGGTGGAAGCGGCGGAGTGAACAGCACATGGACATGACTATGGTGGAACAACAGAAAACCGAAGTCATTCAGCCGGCAATCTCTGCCATTAAAGTCAAGGTGGGCTCGGAAGCCATGGGCGCAAGTGCAACCGATGCGGTTGCGCAGGGCGCAACTTCTATCGGCGCATTGGCCATCGGTGCAGTGGCACTGGGAGTGCTTGCCATAGGCGCGCTGGCTATCGGACGGCTCAGCATCGGCAGGCTGAAGCTGCGCAAGGCGCAGATTGATGATCTGCATGTCAGACGGCTGCGGGTCGACCGGCTCGAGGTCCAGTCTCTTACCGAACAGTAATCTTCTGGTCAGCTTCCCAGCGATAAAGTCGGCGATTATGTATAGTAATCAATGAGGTTTCGATGCGTTTGATACAGGCGGTGATTGCACTGTTGCTGCTCTGCCAATGCCCGAGTGCGCTGCAGGCGCAGCAGGATGACGTGCAGTCACAAGGCAGCGCATCCCGCGAGGCGTGCAGCTTTGACATGGAAATGCGCTTCTATGCGGTCAACGATTTTGATGACAGCACTCTGGACAAAGCCGCGGTGATGGAAGCCGTCCGCAAAGCCGTGGTTCAGGCATGTGCCGAAGACAACATATTGGAGCCTGCCAATCTCAACGAATATGACAGCTTCTCCATCGTCATCGGCTCGGAACCTGGCCGTGCCGTGGTCTGGCCCTGTGACTCTTTCAATAGCGATGACAGCAAATGCTATAATATCATTCCTGAAAACAGCTTTGTATTCGAGCTGTCCCCGCTCGATGATTACAATCCGAAAGTCGATGACCTGCTCTTTGCCCTGCGCTGCGGTTTTGTACCGGAGACGGTTGAAACCGAAGACGAGAGCGCATGCCTCGTAGATTAGCTTTTAACCAGGTTTGCACAAAGCGATAAACGCCGTTCGACAGACTCGCCAGTTACGGTTATGGGTTGCAAAGCGAAACCTCATTCAGGGCTTTAACCATGACCACTCTAGAAACCGACTATCTTATCATTGGCGCGGGTGCTGTCGGCCTTGCCTTTGCCGATACCCTGATCGAGGAAGACCCTGACGCGGATATCATTATCGTTGACCGTCATGGTGAGCCGGGCGGGCACTGGAATGATGCCTACAGCTTTGTTGCGTTGCACCAGCCCTCGGCCTTTTACGGTGTCAATTCGATGGATCTGGGTACAAACCGCATCGACGAGGCGGGCTATAACAAGGGCTATTATGAGCTTGCGAGCGGGCCCGAGGTCAGCGGCTATTTCTACAAGGTCATGCATCAGCGGCTGATACCATCGGGTCGGGTGCGCTATTTCCCGATGAGCGAATATCACTGGCCCGAAGACGGTGCGGATCACCGCTTTACCCATTTGCTTTCGGGCGAAAAGCAGTCGGTTACCGTGCGGAAGAAACTGGTTGATGCCACCCATTATGGCACTTCGGTGCCCTCGACCCATGATCGCAAATATGGTGTCGCCGATGGCGTCCGATGTATCCCGCCCAATGATCTGCCGCAGCTCTGGAAGGATCCGGATGCGGTGCCGTCGCATTTCTGCATTGTCGGCGCGGGCAAGACGGCGATGGATGTCGGCGTCTGGCTGATGAATTCGGGTGCTTCGCCCGAGCAGATCAGCTGGGTGGTGCCGCGCGACAGCTGGCTGCTCAACCGTGCCTGCACCCAGCCAGGGATCGAGTTCTTCGACAGCGCCATAGGTGGTCAGGCATCGCTGATGCAGGCACTGGCCGAGGCCGAAGATATTACCGATCTGTTCCACCGGCTCGAAGCCGCCAATTTTATGCTACGCATCGACCCCGGGGTAGAGCCGGGCATGTTCCACTATGCCACCATCTCGCAGGGCGAAGTCGATATCTTGCGTCGGATCACCGATGTCGTCCGCAAGGGCCGGGTGGCGAGCGTCGATGCCGATGGCCTGACCTTTGCCAATGGCGAACGGCACCCCATGCCCGCCGATACCCTCTATATCGACTGTACCGCCACCGCTGTCGAATTGCGCGACACCGTGCCGATGTACCAGCCGGGCAAAATCGTGCTGCAAATGGCGCGTATTCCGCAACCGGCATTCAGCGCGGCTTTATGTGCCTTTATTGAGGCCAATTATGAAGATGATGCGGAGCGTAACCGCCTCGCCATGCCGGTGCCGCTGCCCGATACCATGGATCAGTATCCCGCCGCGTGCATGGGCAATCTGGTCAACCAGATGAACTGGACCCAGGAGGGCAAAATCCGCGACTGGATGCTCGGGAGCCGTCTCGATGGCTTCAGTGCCACCATCGCTGCCATTGGCCCGGACGATCAGGACAAGACCGAAATCATGAAGCGTTTCCGCGAATATGGCGGGCTGGCGGCACAGAATATCCCGAAGCTGATCATGCAGGCACAACAGGCAAAGGCAGCAGCGGCCTGATCGCTATCGCGCGGTT
Above is a genomic segment from Pseudomonadota bacterium containing:
- the ispG gene encoding flavodoxin-dependent (E)-4-hydroxy-3-methylbut-2-enyl-diphosphate synthase, which produces MSAGNPSLRPWRDIERRQCRQIMVGDVAVGGDAPVSVQTMTNTPTDDVKATVDQIRRCEEAGVDIIRVSCPDVASTAAMKQITRAARVPVVADIHFHYKRALEAADNGAACLRINPGNIGGDDRVKEVVNAAKANGCAIRIGVNAGSLEKHLLEKYGEPCPEALVESALDHIKLLQDHDFHEYKVAVKASDVFLAVASYSQLADAVDCPLHVGITEAGGLIGGSVKSAIGMGNLLWAGIGDTIRVSLSAEPEDEVRVGYEILKSLGIRTRGVKIISCPSCARQGFDVIRTVQTLEERLQHINTPMSLSVLGCVVNGPGEARETDIGLTGGGKGKHMVYLSGITDHTVEDGDMLDHIVRLVEEKAAAIEAGEAVAFDPHAEPQKQVEAAE
- a CDS encoding fatty acid desaturase, with the translated sequence MNMHQSVTVPENLSDLTEAELKKMELKIARKYSGMFPWMIVIWGFANMVCWLALWPLVMLDIIPLWLGFIIATINMALVYLPTHDAQHDIIARPGQKLRWLNELVGHATSWMLIYPFQVLRITHMEHHKHTNDPELDVDIESHAPGPWSAIWATIRGRQPNAKRNRDYVAALVRAGREDLLLVALAYQLGYIAILSALAWNGYALEAFFLWWLPYSIAYSYIIFFLSWAPHQGKGQGRYKDTRSWRSTLGNIGSMGMQYHIVHHLHPYIPLYQTPAAYREMLPILKARGCELGGRD
- a CDS encoding NAD(P)-binding protein yields the protein MTTLETDYLIIGAGAVGLAFADTLIEEDPDADIIIVDRHGEPGGHWNDAYSFVALHQPSAFYGVNSMDLGTNRIDEAGYNKGYYELASGPEVSGYFYKVMHQRLIPSGRVRYFPMSEYHWPEDGADHRFTHLLSGEKQSVTVRKKLVDATHYGTSVPSTHDRKYGVADGVRCIPPNDLPQLWKDPDAVPSHFCIVGAGKTAMDVGVWLMNSGASPEQISWVVPRDSWLLNRACTQPGIEFFDSAIGGQASLMQALAEAEDITDLFHRLEAANFMLRIDPGVEPGMFHYATISQGEVDILRRITDVVRKGRVASVDADGLTFANGERHPMPADTLYIDCTATAVELRDTVPMYQPGKIVLQMARIPQPAFSAALCAFIEANYEDDAERNRLAMPVPLPDTMDQYPAACMGNLVNQMNWTQEGKIRDWMLGSRLDGFSATIAAIGPDDQDKTEIMKRFREYGGLAAQNIPKLIMQAQQAKAAAA
- a CDS encoding carboxyl transferase domain-containing protein, with the translated sequence MSWEKELEELRFRQDAAEKMGGTDKVKRQHGRGKMDARARLDALVDADSFREIGKIAGRGEYDESGQLIDASPSNFIFGRADMDGRPVVASADDFTVRGGAADAALHRKFVQCEAMAHEMRLPLIRMIDGTGGGGSVKMLEDMGYTYVPYVPGWDDVIRNLETVPVVALALGPTAGLGAARTVASHYSVMVKGLSQLFAAGPAVAAAIGETVNKEELGGSDIHTRNGVVDEEVASEAEAFAVARRFLSYLPSSIDSLAARIDSTDPTDRRDEALLSAVPRESDQVYSMRRIIESVCDTGSVFEMGKRWGRAVITAFARLDGWPVAVLASDPSYLGGSWEAKTSEKAERFVKLADQFRLPIVHLVDNPGFMIGSEAEKAGTIRYGVNAMNAVYRAQVPLACVIVRRAYGIAGSAMSNAESFQYRFAWPSGDWGSLPISGGLEVAYKAELEAAENPESRLQEIKARLDAVTSPFRTAEKFAVEDIIDPRDTRPLLCEFADLAWRKLRG
- a CDS encoding TetR/AcrR family transcriptional regulator is translated as MVDTRASNMAERRERILQAACTIIAEKGVEGLTTRGLAAAANVTAPTLYNLIGGKEDIIRELINENVEEVWAELDFEAIESPSDMADHIIDTVYDQIMTDGAYVRATVIASEEIPGAFAARGDMGFAHGAAGQRSAEMAITACRAALAKGMLQGTLSPEILGLQMFISYRGPLRDWAHGVISPQEMRRRQLRGFYLVLAADAAPDFRASLLGKLAALEEDEATNRAACEGRG
- a CDS encoding class I SAM-dependent methyltransferase, whose amino-acid sequence is MTTNHSPQPNFWDRHVVPRLICFACGQPQIMKRRSQIVPLARGKVLEFGAGGGINAQFYDGDKIDHITGIDPSPQLLDRARANVAAAQIPMDLVGGIAEALPFADNSFDTVLITFTLCSVQDQAQALKEARRVLRPDGQLLFLEHGAAPDPGVHLWQRRVEPIWKRMAGGCHLTRPIADAVRQAGFAVDNPTGEYMPKTPRILGWVESGVARMVS
- a CDS encoding peroxiredoxin; this translates as MRTVLTLFAATALLGTTACNKSPGESAAAEASGDAAEATAETAAQDPGTPLAVGAAAPMFTTEGALAGEAFTLDLAAQLKNGPVVLYFFPAAFTSGCTLESKEFADRNDDFEAMGAKVFGLSGDDVETLARFSTEACRDKFAVAQATPEIMSGYGVALDPANLITASRTSYVIGQDGNVAMVHSEMDYRDHVRLTYEAVEKMKAES
- a CDS encoding SDR family oxidoreductase encodes the protein MATVLITGANRGIGLELAKQYAAAGHEVIATARNVDAANELRATGAQLEQLDVSESTGYADFVTRIGGKPIDIFINNAGIGGAEGDDPEGWLNTFMVNTVAPSMLAQALKANVAASDQKKLIAISSTLGSIAMNDSGGMLRYRSSKAALNAAWQSLAIDMRDDGITVATLHPGWVQTDMGGPNASITTQESASGLIQVIDVLTFDETGAFKDYTGKTLPW
- a CDS encoding isoaspartyl peptidase/L-asparaginase, whose translation is MRIYLIIMLACVGLVSPTLAQETTSAAPEPEKRWSLVIHGGAGTIARDRITPEQDTRIRDALNRALEAGSAILAEGGDSTDAVTAAITVLENDPNFNAGFGAVFTWDETNRLDASIMDGATRNAGAVAGISATKNPILLARAVMEKSPHVMLAGAGADAFSREQGLTQVDPGYYSTPDRLRALRKFKAKHAEDTSVTALDYDRKFGTVGAVALDMQGNIAAGTSTGGMTGKRYDRIGDSPIIGAGTYADNRSCGVSATGSGEYFIRVGVAQEICTRLRLTAESNVLALLNQAAARNAEPDPEMLSSLQRNPLSGDEVQDIADNVIGEMGNLGGSGGIIYLTPWGHAGYSFDTPGMYRGMATSSGSHSVAIYGDE